The proteins below are encoded in one region of Bacteroides uniformis:
- a CDS encoding helix-turn-helix domain-containing protein codes for MGETANIIIADTLQGLGTDAYSGYLAHALCLSGICRLKYNGEERELRAGDLMIVRKGKLVEKIQPSEDFRVKVIYIASGFVVLSTPQNNYGMKGQLSLFLNPIMSLTTEQQELCLRDFEQVEYRLRNTDHHFHRDMLIASTQMLILDFFDFHSHLYGEDNISVQNASIMSRFLNMLENGTFREHREVTYYADCLCVTSKYLSEVSKKVSGYTANYWINRYTTLDISRLLRDKSLTFVRISDMFGFSSPAYFSRYVQQHLGVNPTKYRG; via the coding sequence ATGGGAGAAACCGCAAATATTATAATAGCCGATACTCTTCAAGGTCTGGGGACGGACGCATACAGTGGCTATCTTGCACACGCCCTCTGTCTGTCAGGAATCTGCCGATTGAAGTACAATGGAGAGGAGCGCGAGCTACGTGCCGGCGACCTGATGATTGTCCGCAAAGGAAAACTGGTAGAGAAAATTCAACCTTCAGAAGATTTTCGCGTAAAGGTCATCTATATCGCATCGGGCTTTGTGGTGCTGAGTACACCACAGAACAACTACGGCATGAAAGGGCAACTTTCCCTATTTCTCAATCCTATCATGTCCCTGACTACCGAACAGCAAGAGCTATGTCTCCGGGATTTTGAACAAGTGGAATACAGACTCCGGAATACAGACCATCATTTCCATCGCGATATGCTTATCGCCTCCACACAGATGTTGATACTCGACTTCTTCGATTTCCACTCCCATCTATATGGCGAGGACAATATCTCTGTACAAAATGCTTCCATCATGAGCCGTTTCCTCAACATGCTGGAGAACGGAACTTTCCGCGAGCATCGTGAAGTGACCTATTATGCCGACTGCCTATGTGTCACCTCCAAATATCTTTCGGAAGTTTCCAAGAAAGTAAGCGGTTATACAGCAAACTACTGGATAAACCGTTATACCACACTCGACATCTCGCGTTTGCTGCGCGACAAATCACTAACGTTCGTCCGTATTTCCGATATGTTCGGTTTTTCCTCTCCTGCTTATTTTAGCCGTTACGTACAACAACATCTGGGTGTAAATCCGACAAAATACAGAGGTTAA
- a CDS encoding EFR1 family ferrodoxin (N-terminal region resembles flavodoxins. C-terminal ferrodoxin region binds two 4Fe-4S clusters.) yields MNTDKKISRREALKRMGFAVMSSAIASSGLLSLASCETKRSKRIIFYFTGTGNSLYIARQLAGENAELLSIPQMVKRGKYEFEADEIGIVYPIYGHMPPYMVRQFIRKAKLKAEYKFAVLTYGARKCDAVEIWDRISRKADNAFDYINTIIMVDNWLPNFDMNEQLKIDKHIPENLQKITADINSRQHWHEPVTEEERQQHQGFMQRSGLDPEVGFLMKSEKFFTVTDVCIDCGICTYVCPRGNYELTSRGVKTSGDCEFCFACIQNCPQKAIQFIKQEDGSFPDGTEKNPNARYRNEHISLIDLKRANNQKL; encoded by the coding sequence ATGAATACGGATAAGAAAATCAGTCGTCGGGAGGCTTTAAAGCGTATGGGATTTGCCGTGATGAGCAGTGCTATCGCATCTTCCGGCCTACTCTCGTTGGCATCCTGCGAAACAAAAAGGAGTAAGCGTATCATCTTTTATTTTACCGGAACGGGTAACAGTCTTTACATCGCCCGTCAGTTGGCTGGAGAGAACGCAGAATTGTTGAGTATCCCTCAGATGGTGAAACGGGGGAAGTATGAATTTGAGGCAGATGAAATCGGCATCGTTTATCCCATCTACGGTCATATGCCTCCCTATATGGTACGGCAGTTCATTCGGAAAGCAAAACTGAAGGCAGAATACAAGTTTGCTGTCCTCACCTATGGTGCAAGGAAGTGCGATGCGGTAGAGATTTGGGACCGTATATCCCGTAAAGCCGACAATGCGTTTGACTATATCAACACTATCATCATGGTGGATAACTGGCTACCCAACTTCGACATGAACGAGCAACTCAAGATAGACAAGCACATCCCCGAGAACTTGCAGAAGATAACGGCAGATATCAACAGTCGGCAGCATTGGCACGAACCGGTGACGGAGGAGGAACGGCAACAGCACCAAGGTTTTATGCAGCGGAGTGGACTCGACCCCGAGGTGGGCTTCCTGATGAAAAGCGAGAAGTTCTTTACCGTGACCGATGTTTGTATTGACTGTGGCATTTGTACCTACGTTTGTCCGCGCGGCAACTATGAGCTGACGTCGAGAGGAGTGAAGACGTCCGGTGACTGCGAGTTCTGTTTTGCCTGCATACAGAATTGTCCGCAGAAGGCTATTCAGTTCATAAAGCAGGAAGATGGCTCTTTTCCTGACGGAACGGAGAAGAACCCCAATGCCCGCTATCGTAATGAGCATATTTCGCTAATAGATCTGAAACGGGCAAACAATCAAAAACTATAA